GAGGTTCCCAAATAGAGGAGGGCACAGAGGACGTGGTAATGATCGATGGAGTCGCGGCGGCTCGGGACGAGGGCATAGAGATCGTAAGAATTACAACGATAGGGGTAGTTGgaaacattaagtataataaaaaagtcattAACCTAAACGTTACTAtggcaattaaattatttttacttccGCAAAATCTAAATTGTGATTACCTGAATATAGACAGACTAAttgtacagtttatttttatatttatttttatgatcgCAAGTTAGGTCATACGACCTTAAAGGTTTTTGtagaaattgtaaatatttgaaTACATGTATGTAAGGGCAGGTTCTAGAGAACAGTAATATGAAATatcattaatgtaattatgtctTAATAATCATTTAATTATGGTTTCTTGTCGTAGCAAGTATTTATTGCTTAAGAGCCAAATTGTTTAAGACTGAGTGGTAGAATAGGATGTGAATTGTTTTGTTTCTGTTCCGAGTGAATAATTCCATGAAGTTAAGTCTATTCTTTATAATGAATGGTTCAACGTGCTTATTTGTTACGATTCTGTTAAAACCATCttagattttatatttaatttgtaattcagTGTTGTTTCTTGTCACCGTCACTAATTTTACTATTTCTGTCGTTTGGTTAAAAGAAGATTTTCAAAAGTATAACAaacaaaaagcaataaaaatgtgtttaacaTAAACCTattaaacaatacaattttactCTATATGTAGAATTTGCCGTATTTTGTAAATTAAGTGTAGTGATGGGAAAGAACAAGCCTActcaaaataaattgtttatattTGAGAGAGTATTCCTTTTGTCACCTAAATACTTGAATATTGTTACAAATTGTAACTGGATTATGGCACTATTCATAACTAAGGTACTTACCTTTTTTCAGAATgctgaaatattgcgtttttcTTAAAACAAACTTGAATGTTGTATTCCGTTGTGTAACTCTTATCAGATTATTTGTGTAGTTACACAATGgtctcaaaattttttttttacaattaaataattataggcATATAACACGCAGTAATTCTACATCGgaaaaaaataggtaggtaattcgTTTTGTTATAAATACGCCGGAAGATTTTTTTGCAGATATGCTAATTGAGCATTTAAATGACATGAATGGATGATTTTCAGTGGACTTATGCTACAATGGTGTGTTTGAAGTTCAAGCTCTACAGTATATTGTATGCAATGCCCTTAGCGTTGTCTTCGCACATCATCAGGTATGAATTATATATAGTTAGTATAAccaaagagggatataatatatatatcttttgGTATAACATATAAAATGTACAGACGTTACACAGTGAGATACTGCATAACTGAATTCGGGTAAGTAAAATTAGGCACTGAAAACAACAATTCTAATTAGATCTGTTTATTGATTGTAAAATTGAAACGACAAAGTTTGAAAAATCTATTTTTAAACGATTACCTCCAGTCTTGAGGTTTATTGCGACTTGAGATACCTTCGAGAAAGTGGGAGCTGCAAATAGAATGACGAATAATTAGCCATAACCTAAAATTGTCTACCTTTTTTTAGATTCATTGATTAATAACTTCCTCGTAGAGCTAAAAGTATGAAGGATATAATTACTCTATAGGAAACCACGCATTctatagggagtattactgttATGTtgtgccgccagagtgcagcactagggtacatactaaaccatagagtaacttatacataatataGATACTAAACAGTTCTTGACAAGTTGTcattatgacattgatgcatcaaggcggttttaTGCGAAAATCGaatatcatttttttccatattacattaaaatcacgagcacaattaaaataacaagtaataggtaaatttaaaaaaatatttaattaaaatttatcgtTCGAATAGGccagtgatagagaggcagaaaccgaactttcacTTTTCGTGttttgcggtaggccctgtgattgtgctagtgacgccctctacgcagttttgcgtaaAATTCCCTATTATAAAAACATAGGTATCACAATAAACATTGACCTACATAGTCATAGGAGCAAATATTTTTTACGCTCTTTTTAAGTTCTCAAAATTTGACCACAAATTTCAACAGGAGGAAGACGCACCTGATGTAACTTATCACGAAATCTACAAAGGATAAACCTTATTCCTtcattaataacaaaaaaaacttacatagGTTTAAAGATTCCAAGTCGTCTTGTTCATctgtacaattataaaataggaCGCATTGCTTAGTGGTAAGCTTAGGCTGCGAAACGAAGTAGTTGTACAGAAGTTCCATTTCTCTGGTAGCAGCGTTTGCAGTGCTTGGCGAACATACCAGGATGACTCCTTGTACCCCCACACGAAGTGCCGGCCAGCATGATTCAAATCTAAAGTTCAGAACAtagaaacattttaattttattatttatctccccgggacttaatcgcgtaaaatagttttaaaatgtacctccgacgtttcgaggacggcgttgtccccgtggtctcggattTTAAtgctctggtttcctaggataGAGGTGCCGTCATAAAGCGGCCGTCTCCATACAATGACTACTACATCCATATTTAGCCGCATTATTTCGTATGGAGACGGCAGCCGCTATATGACGGCAGGACGGCACCGCTATCCTAGGAAAACAGAGCTTTTCCACTGGAAGTCTatattctaaataaaattaatattttgtaacaaagtggcataggtacttacctacaatttaatttaagtaggtaaacttagggtcacttgcaccattcactaacccggggttaacctgttaaacctggagttaccatggttaccagtacaatttgacactggattaacggtttaaccggttaaccccgcgttagtgggatggtgcaaatggCGCTTATATAGTTACCGAAtcgaaaaaaaacaattttgcatgAACTTAGTCCTCCAAACCAGTTGATATTTATAACATAGGTTTTGAaaagttaataaaattaatattttaactagtcttctatgaaaatattggAAATGTTGTTTAATcactaaaattaagtaagtaactgTAGGTCAAAGACTGTAACTCCGTATATATAAGATGAATTCAGTCTAAGgaataaacgtgcctcgaaagtcaagaaaatttgattctcgcataTATGGCACTACCACCAATAGttaataccaacctttggcctattctcgtttagatggcgttgacggtttcgtttgttatttaacaattttaacacatcagtgaaagatcattggtcaaaatcatataaaaataatacatacattttttgatatttttatttttagttttaatcgtgtgtcgatagatggcagtaaatttactgtgactataaaatttactatgacagcttAGTACTCCTCTATCCTCtgtaggcacagaataactaatagtactaccgtactaATAGtgctgtaggtacatattttattaacctTTTATCAGGCAAAGGGTGATATGCCAACCACA
The window above is part of the Cydia strobilella chromosome 12, ilCydStro3.1, whole genome shotgun sequence genome. Proteins encoded here:
- the LOC134746113 gene encoding intraflagellar transport protein 22 homolog, with amino-acid sequence MHLNKIKLLLIGPSGSGKTSIANFISESMNIEEAGPPKPTQGVRIVEFELSNINVNDKVYNNDIELWDCSGDHRFESCWPALRVGVQGVILVCSPSTANAATREMELLYNYFVSQPKLTTKQCVLFYNCTDEQDDLESLNLSPTFSKVSQVAINLKTGGNRLKIDFSNFVVSILQSINRSN